One part of the Dasypus novemcinctus isolate mDasNov1 unplaced genomic scaffold, mDasNov1.1.hap2 scaffold_193, whole genome shotgun sequence genome encodes these proteins:
- the LOC131277623 gene encoding ornithine decarboxylase-like, whose protein sequence is MSLQPCHRPPSGSSSGAYLGQQSSGRGSEVGSGGGSIVGCRTSSGGGPGTQVLGEHFCCCIKATMEHQETMNNFSNEEFDCHFLDEGFTAKDILDQKINEVSSDDDKDAFYVVDLGDILKKHLRWLKVLPRVTPFFAVKCNDNKATVKTLASIGTGFDCASKTEIQLVQSLGVPPQRIIYANPCKQVSQIKYAANNGVEMMTFDSEVELMKVARAHPKAKAISDARCVFDTGAEVGFSMYLLDIDDGFPRTDDVKLTFGEITSVINPALDKNTGSDDEDESSEQTFVYYVNDRVYGSFNCVLYGHEHVKPLLQKRCKPDEKYYSSSIWGPTCDGLDRIVECCGLPEMHVGDWMLFENMGAYTVATASTFNGFQRPTIYYVMSGPAWQVMQQIEIGGFPPKVEEQDASALSFSCAWESGMKRHPATCAPASINV, encoded by the exons atGTCCCTGCAGCCCTGCCACCGACCACCCTCTGGCAGCAGCTCTGGCGCCTACTTGGGCCAGCAGTCCTCCGGCAGAGGGAGCGAGGTGGGCAGCGGTGGTGGCAGCATTGTGGGCTGCAGGACCTCCTCGGGGGGTGGCCCTGGCACCCAAGTGCTAGGAGAACATTTCTGCTGCTGCATCAAGGCCACAA TGGAACATCAAGAAACCATGAACAACTTCAGTAATGAGGAGTTTGACTGCCATTTCCTTGATGAAGGTTTTACTGCCAAGGACATTCTGGaccaaaaaattaatgaagtttctTCTGATGATGATAAAGATGCCTTCTATGTTGTGGACCTTGGAGACATTCTAAAGAAACATCTGAGATGGTTAAAAGTTCTTCCTCGTGTCACCCCCTTCTTTGCAGTCAAATGTAATGACAATAAAGCCACAGTGAAGACCCTGGCTTCCATAGGGACAGGATTTGATTGTGCTAGCAAGACTGAAATCCAGTTGGTACAGAGTCTTGGGGTGCCGCCACAGAGGATAATCTACGCAAACCCTTGTAAACAAGTGTCTCAAATTAAGTATGCCGCCAATAATGGAGTTGAGATGATGACTTTTGACAGCGAGGTTGAGTTGATGAAAGTGGCCAGGGCACATCCAAAGGCAAAA GCCATCTCTGATGCCCGCTGTGTCTTTGACACGGGAGCTGAGGTTGGTTTCAGCATGTATCTGCTTGATATTGATGATGGCTTTCCCAGAACTGATGATGTGAAGCTTACATTTGGAGAGATAACCAGTGTCATTAATCCAGCATTAGACAA gAACACAGGCTCTGATGATGAAGATGAATCGAGTGAACAAACCTTTGTGTATTATGTGAATGACAGAGTATATGGATCATTTAATTGTGTCCTTTATGGTCATGAGCATGTAAAGCCTCTTCTGCAGAAGAGATGCAAACCAGATGAGAAATATTACTCATCTAGCATATGGGGACCCACGTGTGATGGCCTTGATCGGATCGTTGAGTGCTGTGGCCTGCCGGAAATGCACGTGGGTGACTGGATGCTGTTTGAGAACATGGGGGCTTACACTGTGGCTACTGCTTCCACTTTCAATGGGTTCCAGAGGCCAACCATCTACTATGTGATGTCAGGGCCTGCGTGGCAAGTCATGCAACAAATCGAGATCGGGGGGTTTCCACCCAAAGTAGAGGAGCAAGACGCCAGTGCTCTGTCTTTTTCCTGTGCTTGGGAAAGTGGGATGAAGCGCCACCCGGCCACTTGTGCTCCAGCTAGTATTAATGTGTAA